From the genome of Biomphalaria glabrata chromosome 17, xgBioGlab47.1, whole genome shotgun sequence, one region includes:
- the LOC106055541 gene encoding rho GTPase-activating protein 18-like isoform X2, translating to MAVSSHKGMDDYWNEFQTIEQSDSHSDEDELSKTPDEGEIEEAWLKRAGYSHVISQFKEGGDISEADLDLMTSSLTHAQREAVRKRINILTTTMRKKDKVTKIHVKDIFAAPKDVHVHTSHANTLPQAYTAPKRNTTKSPDQRPSSPFSHKGGYSMAGGTNEITSYVDAGVATLGIHHRTKSKNEANHLYNFSDTSDDMEIHLDFTTEELEKAFDVSSDPLGITYIGDLADCDIERVRELAFIELTALLDAYNIDHKPMKRKRKVKDQGIFGLPLKLLVEQDQKRSPGTKVPVVFQAMIDYLEKEGLNTEGIFRVSASDARTKQLRQDLEDKLYQGLFSWGDAGVHDVAVVFKQFLRELPSPLLSNENFDAFPQVCNIPDLLKQLKALNLLIILLTDEHRNTLKVLLRFLRKIVSHSNMNKMGLNNIAMIMAPNLFLLHARSKEKLHLETELKKAESTSKIVTMLIHYQDSLWTVPSSFIAQLRHQYTVEAHRKADKSLLSKFSRKKEKTEDKYKKLPNNDQLESQDVVIKVQAPHLTKSSALVQLDNSTTAADVVDKFKCENGELTRENSTIGEVETSAGHVYRNPNNAHYAHDTDYLFEVGGNIAERCLDPRTKMMELYHVNPTAEWVIKSRKYR from the exons ATGGCTGTTTCCAGTCACAAAGGCATGGATGACTACTGGAATGAGTTTCAGACGATCGAACAGAGTGACTCCCACAGCGATGAGGATGAGCTGTCAAAAACCCCTGATG aggGTGAGATTGAAGAAGCCTGGTTGAAGCGCGCTGGCTACAGTCATGTGATCAGTCAGTTCAAAG agGGTGGGGACATCTCTGAAGCTGACCTGGATCTGATGACCAGCTCACTCACCCATGCCCAGAGAGAGGCTGTCAGAAAACGCATCAATATCCTTACCACCACCATGCGTAAAAAAGACAAGGTCACCAAAATTCATGTCAAGGACATTTTTGCAGCCCCTAAAG ATGTACACGTACACACAAGTCATGCCAACACCTTGCCTCAAGCTTACACCGCTCCGAAAAGAAATACCACCAAATCACCTGACCAGCGTCCATCCAGTCCCTTTTCTCACAAGGGTGGCTACTCCATGGCAGGTGGTACAAATGAAATCACATCTTATGTGGACGCAG GTGTGGCCACATTAGGTATTCATCATcgtacaaaaagtaaaaatgaagCCAATCATCTCTACAACTTTTCTGACACTTCTGATGACATGGAGATTCACCTTGACTTCACCACAGAAGAGTTAGAAAAG GCCTTTGATGTCAGTTCTGACCCTCTAGGCATCACTTACATTGGTGATCTAGCAGACTGTGATATAGAGAGAGTCAGGGAGCTGGCCTTTATAGAATTAACTGCCCTGCTTGATGCTTACAACATAGATCATAAACCTATGAAACGCAAGAGAAAGGTCAAAG ATCAAGGAATATTTGGTCTCCCTCTGAAACTGTTAGTGGAACAAGATCAGAAGAGGTCACCCGGAACTAAAGTGCCAGTTGTGTTTCAAGCA atgatTGATTACTTGGAAAAAGAAGGTTTAAACACTGAGGGCATCTTCAGGGTGTCTGCATCAGATGCTAGAACCAAA CAACTCCGCCAGGATCTAGAAGACAAATTATATCAGGGTCTCTTCTCATGGGGAGATGCAGGTGTCCATGATGTAGCAGTTGTGTTCAAACAGTTTCTCCGTGAATTGCCCTCTCCGCTTCTTTCCAATGAAAATTTTGATGCATTTCCTCAAGTTTGCA ATATCCCTGACCTCCTGAAACAGCTGAAAGCTTTAAACTTGTTGATCATACTGTTGACAGATGAACACAGAAACACACTCAAG GTGCTGCTTCGTTTCCTAAGGAAAATTGTGTCCCACAGTAACATGAACAAAATGGGCTTAAACAACATTGCTATGATCATGGCACCCAACCTATTCCTTCTACATGCACGCAGCAAAGAGAAACTCCACTTGGAGACAGAGTTGAAAAAGGCTGAGAGTACTTCTAAAATAGTGACAATGTTGATACACTATCAAGACAGTCTTTGGACT GTTCCTTCCAGTTTTATTGCTCAATTGAGACATCAGTACACAGTGGAGGCTCACAGAAAGGCGGACAAAAGTTTG TTATCAAagttttctagaaaaaaagagaagacaGAAGACAAGTACAAAAAACTTCCTAACAATGATCAG TTGGAGTCTCAGGATGTTGTGATCAAAGTCCAGGCGCCTCATCTTACCAAGAGCTCAGCCCTTGTACAGTTGGACAATTCTACAACTGCAGCTGATGTGGTAGATAAGTTTAAATGTGAAAATGGAGAGTTGACAAGAGAAAATAG tACCATTGGTGAAGTGGAGACATCTGCTGGTCATGTTTATAGAAATCCAAACAACGCACACTATGCTCATGATACAGACTATCTGTTTGAAGTGGGAGGAAATATTG CTGAACGGTGTTTAGATCCTCGCACTAAAATGATGGAGCTCTATCATGTGAATCCAACAGCCGAATGGGTCATCAAGTCCAGGAAATACAGATAG
- the LOC106055541 gene encoding rho GTPase-activating protein 18-like isoform X1: protein MAVSSHKGMDDYWNEFQTIEQSDSHSDEDELSKTPDEGEIEEAWLKRAGYSHVISQFKEGGDISEADLDLMTSSLTHAQREAVRKRINILTTTMRKKDKVTKIHVKDIFAAPKDVHVHTSHANTLPQAYTAPKRNTTKSPDQRPSSPFSHKGGYSMAGGTNEITSYVDAGVATLGIHHRTKSKNEANHLYNFSDTSDDMEIHLDFTTEELEKPFSPVATFPDPHRIELPAFDVSSDPLGITYIGDLADCDIERVRELAFIELTALLDAYNIDHKPMKRKRKVKDQGIFGLPLKLLVEQDQKRSPGTKVPVVFQAMIDYLEKEGLNTEGIFRVSASDARTKQLRQDLEDKLYQGLFSWGDAGVHDVAVVFKQFLRELPSPLLSNENFDAFPQVCNIPDLLKQLKALNLLIILLTDEHRNTLKVLLRFLRKIVSHSNMNKMGLNNIAMIMAPNLFLLHARSKEKLHLETELKKAESTSKIVTMLIHYQDSLWTVPSSFIAQLRHQYTVEAHRKADKSLLSKFSRKKEKTEDKYKKLPNNDQLESQDVVIKVQAPHLTKSSALVQLDNSTTAADVVDKFKCENGELTRENSTIGEVETSAGHVYRNPNNAHYAHDTDYLFEVGGNIAERCLDPRTKMMELYHVNPTAEWVIKSRKYR, encoded by the exons ATGGCTGTTTCCAGTCACAAAGGCATGGATGACTACTGGAATGAGTTTCAGACGATCGAACAGAGTGACTCCCACAGCGATGAGGATGAGCTGTCAAAAACCCCTGATG aggGTGAGATTGAAGAAGCCTGGTTGAAGCGCGCTGGCTACAGTCATGTGATCAGTCAGTTCAAAG agGGTGGGGACATCTCTGAAGCTGACCTGGATCTGATGACCAGCTCACTCACCCATGCCCAGAGAGAGGCTGTCAGAAAACGCATCAATATCCTTACCACCACCATGCGTAAAAAAGACAAGGTCACCAAAATTCATGTCAAGGACATTTTTGCAGCCCCTAAAG ATGTACACGTACACACAAGTCATGCCAACACCTTGCCTCAAGCTTACACCGCTCCGAAAAGAAATACCACCAAATCACCTGACCAGCGTCCATCCAGTCCCTTTTCTCACAAGGGTGGCTACTCCATGGCAGGTGGTACAAATGAAATCACATCTTATGTGGACGCAG GTGTGGCCACATTAGGTATTCATCATcgtacaaaaagtaaaaatgaagCCAATCATCTCTACAACTTTTCTGACACTTCTGATGACATGGAGATTCACCTTGACTTCACCACAGAAGAGTTAGAAAAG CCCTTTTCTCCTGTAGCAACTTTCCCAGACCCTCACAGAATAGAACTCCCA GCCTTTGATGTCAGTTCTGACCCTCTAGGCATCACTTACATTGGTGATCTAGCAGACTGTGATATAGAGAGAGTCAGGGAGCTGGCCTTTATAGAATTAACTGCCCTGCTTGATGCTTACAACATAGATCATAAACCTATGAAACGCAAGAGAAAGGTCAAAG ATCAAGGAATATTTGGTCTCCCTCTGAAACTGTTAGTGGAACAAGATCAGAAGAGGTCACCCGGAACTAAAGTGCCAGTTGTGTTTCAAGCA atgatTGATTACTTGGAAAAAGAAGGTTTAAACACTGAGGGCATCTTCAGGGTGTCTGCATCAGATGCTAGAACCAAA CAACTCCGCCAGGATCTAGAAGACAAATTATATCAGGGTCTCTTCTCATGGGGAGATGCAGGTGTCCATGATGTAGCAGTTGTGTTCAAACAGTTTCTCCGTGAATTGCCCTCTCCGCTTCTTTCCAATGAAAATTTTGATGCATTTCCTCAAGTTTGCA ATATCCCTGACCTCCTGAAACAGCTGAAAGCTTTAAACTTGTTGATCATACTGTTGACAGATGAACACAGAAACACACTCAAG GTGCTGCTTCGTTTCCTAAGGAAAATTGTGTCCCACAGTAACATGAACAAAATGGGCTTAAACAACATTGCTATGATCATGGCACCCAACCTATTCCTTCTACATGCACGCAGCAAAGAGAAACTCCACTTGGAGACAGAGTTGAAAAAGGCTGAGAGTACTTCTAAAATAGTGACAATGTTGATACACTATCAAGACAGTCTTTGGACT GTTCCTTCCAGTTTTATTGCTCAATTGAGACATCAGTACACAGTGGAGGCTCACAGAAAGGCGGACAAAAGTTTG TTATCAAagttttctagaaaaaaagagaagacaGAAGACAAGTACAAAAAACTTCCTAACAATGATCAG TTGGAGTCTCAGGATGTTGTGATCAAAGTCCAGGCGCCTCATCTTACCAAGAGCTCAGCCCTTGTACAGTTGGACAATTCTACAACTGCAGCTGATGTGGTAGATAAGTTTAAATGTGAAAATGGAGAGTTGACAAGAGAAAATAG tACCATTGGTGAAGTGGAGACATCTGCTGGTCATGTTTATAGAAATCCAAACAACGCACACTATGCTCATGATACAGACTATCTGTTTGAAGTGGGAGGAAATATTG CTGAACGGTGTTTAGATCCTCGCACTAAAATGATGGAGCTCTATCATGTGAATCCAACAGCCGAATGGGTCATCAAGTCCAGGAAATACAGATAG